The following are encoded in a window of Roseimaritima ulvae genomic DNA:
- a CDS encoding vWA domain-containing protein, giving the protein MVSSPLLTANLVAIACMAVVALAEWWQWRRTQRVAKLAFGPSGRPAVWARCVPAVRVATMGMLAWGLTILLTEPPQVAEVEPAPEASKHVLVCLDASPSMFLEDAGPRRDESGKYQQRMVRGGEVIQAVLDRLDAENTRITVFGVYTKAVPIVEETFDKAVVQNLFDGLPVFSAFEPGPTQLSSSISDAIEYARRWPDGSALLLVVSDGDSTDTTPIRAIPKAISDTLVIGLGQTGQATTIAGHASRQDADSLRTLAGQLRGTYIDANTRHLPSDLLNRLSIIQPRVAEGVGLRDAAVLAVVFGAGLLALLLPALSLWGAPRLDSLPGDLA; this is encoded by the coding sequence GTGGTAAGCAGCCCTCTGTTAACAGCTAACCTGGTAGCGATCGCCTGCATGGCCGTTGTGGCATTGGCCGAATGGTGGCAATGGCGACGCACCCAGCGGGTTGCCAAGTTGGCCTTTGGTCCCAGCGGTCGCCCGGCCGTTTGGGCTCGCTGCGTACCAGCTGTTCGTGTGGCCACGATGGGCATGCTGGCTTGGGGCCTGACCATTCTGTTGACCGAACCGCCGCAAGTGGCCGAAGTCGAACCGGCTCCGGAAGCTTCCAAGCACGTGCTCGTCTGCTTGGACGCGTCCCCTAGCATGTTTTTGGAAGACGCCGGTCCGCGGCGTGACGAATCCGGCAAGTACCAACAACGCATGGTTCGCGGCGGGGAAGTGATCCAAGCCGTATTGGACCGTTTGGACGCCGAGAACACGCGGATCACCGTGTTTGGTGTGTATACCAAAGCCGTGCCGATCGTCGAAGAAACCTTTGACAAGGCGGTCGTGCAAAATCTGTTCGACGGCTTGCCCGTGTTTAGCGCCTTTGAACCCGGCCCCACGCAACTTTCATCCAGCATCTCCGATGCAATCGAATACGCACGACGCTGGCCCGATGGTTCAGCATTGCTGTTGGTCGTCAGCGATGGCGACAGCACCGACACCACTCCGATCCGCGCGATCCCCAAAGCCATCAGCGATACGCTGGTGATCGGACTGGGGCAAACCGGACAAGCGACCACCATCGCAGGTCACGCATCGCGCCAAGACGCCGACTCGCTGCGAACCCTGGCTGGTCAATTGCGTGGCACCTATATCGACGCCAATACCCGGCACCTGCCCAGCGACCTGCTGAACCGGTTGTCGATTATTCAGCCCCGGGTCGCCGAGGGTGTGGGTTTGCGCGACGCGGCCGTGCTGGCCGTCGTATTTGGCGCCGGTCTGTTGGCGTTATTGTTGCCCGCACTGAGTTTGTGGGGCGCCCCGCGGCTTGATTCCCTCCCCGGAGACCTTGCCTGA
- a CDS encoding AAA family ATPase produces MTETAVTPSSASDALSAEGFPPSAAFAKSVIEQVGQTVVGQTEVVERVLIALLTGGHLLLEGVPGIAKTLLVQSVGKAIDLQFKRVQFTIDLLPSDILGSEILDQKTSQFHIHKGPVFTNLLLADEINRASPKVQSALLEAMQERKVSIGDETHTLPAPFLVIATQNPVEQAGTFELPEAQLDRFMMCHRLRYPTPVEETEVVRRALKLKLQRQGDGAVPQSMFDAIEDEHKLSVKDLTEAMTQVQAVHVSEVFIHDCVKLVNATRGHQDLVLGCSPRAVLSLVQAARARAFIYGRDYVVPEDLFTLAEDVILHRVRLSYEALADGLTPEVMLERLLNEML; encoded by the coding sequence ATGACCGAAACTGCTGTTACCCCTTCATCTGCCTCGGACGCTCTGTCCGCCGAAGGTTTTCCCCCGTCCGCCGCGTTTGCCAAATCGGTTATCGAACAGGTTGGCCAAACCGTCGTCGGCCAAACCGAAGTCGTTGAACGGGTGCTGATCGCGCTATTGACCGGCGGCCACCTGCTGCTCGAAGGCGTACCGGGGATCGCCAAAACGCTGCTGGTGCAATCGGTAGGCAAAGCCATCGACCTACAGTTCAAACGCGTGCAGTTCACGATCGACCTGCTGCCCTCGGACATCCTGGGCTCGGAAATCCTGGATCAAAAAACCAGCCAGTTTCATATTCACAAAGGCCCGGTGTTTACCAATCTGTTGCTGGCCGACGAAATCAACCGCGCTTCACCCAAAGTGCAATCGGCACTTTTGGAAGCGATGCAGGAACGCAAAGTTTCCATCGGCGACGAGACCCACACGCTGCCCGCGCCGTTCCTGGTGATCGCCACCCAGAACCCGGTCGAGCAAGCGGGCACGTTTGAATTGCCCGAAGCCCAGCTGGACCGGTTCATGATGTGCCACCGCCTGCGTTACCCCACACCGGTGGAAGAGACGGAAGTGGTGCGGCGGGCGTTGAAGCTGAAACTGCAGCGGCAGGGCGATGGAGCCGTGCCACAATCGATGTTTGATGCCATCGAAGACGAACACAAGCTGAGCGTCAAAGACCTGACCGAAGCCATGACGCAGGTCCAAGCCGTACACGTCAGCGAAGTCTTCATCCACGACTGCGTGAAATTGGTCAACGCCACGCGAGGACATCAGGACTTGGTGCTGGGATGCAGTCCGCGTGCGGTGCTGAGTCTCGTGCAGGCCGCTCGCGCTCGAGCATTTATCTACGGTCGTGATTACGTGGTGCCCGAAGATCTGTTCACGCTGGCCGAAGACGTCATCTTGCACCGCGTGCGGTTGAGCTACGAGGCGCTGGCCGACGGGCTGACTCCTGAAGTCATGCTGGAACGTTTGCTGAACGAAATGCTGTAG
- a CDS encoding DUF1592 domain-containing protein, whose translation MPKAWSPRCVRSILGFALWLCVGIAWAAESAEPIVPQADLAGFKQSILPVLQQSCVPCHGADVEEGNIRVDTLDPDLLHGADVDWWVEVLAVLNNGEMPPPDEAELSDEDRSRVVEWLSNEIQVASKVRRANGGHSAFRRLTRYEYNHALQDILGLPWDFAKDLPPEAHSPDGFQNSSDMLHMSVTQFETYRQLARKALLRATVVTPADDASTGPPPTKYWGITMQDAAQIEWRKQAAELDKVRKEFAEDADKQQQEIERLNASFQKRHSRPYFYEPASGRTALASWAYHGAKYAFAPSDVRPQMPDSFDCVAILPSGGNSKLIVELGDQIPDEGIMRVRVRAAKTSATDAYTPSMQLEFGWRASNEGRADMRVSTHDIPVTASPDDPQVYQWDVPLGDIYPRNSVRKVSPMGAMPSPSEYIRLVNSSVSKGDIQVDYVEVATPVYDHWPPRSHTQIFIASEHRDDESDYAREVLQAFMTRAWRRSVSAADVEQKLKLFRALRAECGSFEEAMVEVLATVLSSPHFLYVVETAPTESLSSHQLATRLALFLWSSVPDDRLLELANSGQLADADVLAQQVTRMLADPRAQRLSQHFVHQWLDMQLLDFLSVDRKSSGLSLSLKEAMQREPVALFEEMLRDDESVLNFIDSDYAMVNERLARHYGIRGVSGNHFRRVALDGDPRRGGLLTHAGLLAMNSDGKDSHPLKRGVWLLESILNDPPPPPPPAVPEIDLADPRIAKMTLKQRIEDHRNHAACMSCHAKIDPWGIAFENYDALGRWRDQVNGQPIDASSRLFNNELLDGVEGLKRYLLENRQDQFVRAMVYKLTTYALGRPLAFSDRASIDQITRDVRQQGDGLATMIRAIVTSDLFQTSSNDSTDQT comes from the coding sequence ATGCCGAAAGCATGGAGCCCGCGTTGCGTTCGATCCATTCTTGGCTTTGCCCTCTGGCTGTGCGTCGGCATAGCCTGGGCGGCTGAGTCCGCTGAACCGATTGTCCCGCAGGCCGACCTAGCCGGTTTTAAACAATCAATCCTGCCGGTCCTGCAGCAGTCCTGCGTGCCCTGTCATGGAGCGGACGTCGAGGAAGGTAATATTCGTGTCGATACGCTGGATCCCGATCTGCTGCACGGCGCGGATGTCGATTGGTGGGTGGAAGTGCTGGCGGTGCTGAACAACGGCGAGATGCCACCACCGGATGAAGCGGAGCTGAGCGACGAAGACCGCAGTCGCGTGGTTGAGTGGCTGTCCAACGAAATCCAAGTTGCGTCGAAGGTGCGGCGGGCCAACGGCGGCCATTCCGCGTTTCGCCGTCTGACTCGCTACGAATACAACCACGCCCTGCAGGACATCCTGGGCTTGCCGTGGGACTTCGCCAAAGACCTGCCGCCGGAAGCCCATTCACCGGACGGCTTCCAAAACAGTTCGGACATGCTGCATATGTCCGTCACCCAGTTCGAAACCTATCGCCAACTGGCTCGCAAAGCTCTGCTGCGAGCGACCGTTGTGACGCCCGCCGACGATGCCTCCACGGGGCCTCCGCCCACGAAGTACTGGGGCATCACGATGCAGGACGCAGCCCAAATCGAATGGCGAAAGCAGGCCGCGGAGCTTGACAAGGTTCGCAAGGAGTTTGCCGAGGACGCCGACAAGCAACAGCAGGAAATCGAGCGTCTGAACGCCAGCTTTCAAAAACGGCATTCGCGACCGTATTTCTATGAACCAGCCAGCGGCCGAACGGCGCTCGCCAGCTGGGCCTATCATGGCGCCAAGTACGCCTTCGCGCCCAGCGACGTTCGTCCGCAGATGCCCGACAGCTTCGATTGCGTTGCGATCCTGCCCAGCGGAGGGAATTCAAAGCTGATCGTTGAACTGGGCGATCAGATTCCCGACGAAGGGATCATGCGGGTACGCGTGCGGGCGGCAAAGACTTCGGCAACCGACGCGTACACGCCCAGTATGCAGTTGGAGTTTGGTTGGCGAGCCAGCAACGAAGGGCGGGCGGACATGCGCGTCAGCACCCATGATATCCCCGTGACCGCCAGTCCGGACGATCCACAGGTCTATCAGTGGGATGTTCCGCTGGGCGATATCTATCCCCGCAACTCGGTCCGCAAAGTGTCGCCGATGGGGGCCATGCCCAGCCCTTCGGAGTACATCCGTTTGGTGAATAGTTCCGTTTCCAAAGGCGATATCCAAGTGGACTATGTCGAAGTCGCCACGCCCGTCTACGACCACTGGCCGCCCCGCTCCCATACACAAATTTTTATCGCCAGCGAGCATCGTGACGACGAATCGGATTACGCACGCGAAGTCCTGCAAGCCTTTATGACGCGGGCCTGGCGACGGTCGGTTTCGGCGGCGGACGTTGAGCAGAAGCTGAAATTATTTCGGGCCTTGCGAGCGGAGTGTGGGAGTTTTGAAGAGGCGATGGTGGAGGTCTTGGCCACCGTGCTTTCCTCCCCGCATTTTCTGTACGTGGTCGAGACGGCGCCCACCGAATCGCTTTCGTCGCACCAGCTGGCAACGCGTCTGGCGTTGTTTTTGTGGAGCAGCGTGCCGGACGATCGGTTATTGGAATTGGCCAACAGCGGGCAATTGGCCGATGCCGATGTGCTTGCCCAGCAGGTCACGCGAATGTTGGCGGATCCTCGCGCGCAGCGGCTTTCCCAACACTTCGTTCACCAGTGGCTGGACATGCAGTTGCTGGATTTCCTGAGCGTCGATCGAAAGTCTTCCGGCTTGTCCCTGTCGTTGAAAGAGGCCATGCAACGCGAACCGGTGGCTCTGTTCGAAGAGATGTTACGGGACGACGAGAGCGTGTTGAACTTTATCGATTCCGATTACGCGATGGTCAACGAGCGTTTGGCTCGCCATTATGGGATTCGCGGGGTGTCCGGAAATCATTTCCGCCGGGTTGCCCTGGATGGGGACCCGCGGCGAGGCGGCTTGTTGACGCACGCCGGGTTGTTGGCGATGAATTCCGACGGCAAAGATTCGCATCCGCTGAAACGCGGCGTGTGGTTATTGGAGAGCATCCTCAACGACCCGCCGCCACCGCCGCCGCCAGCGGTACCGGAGATCGACCTTGCCGATCCGCGGATCGCCAAGATGACCCTCAAGCAGCGGATCGAAGATCACCGCAACCACGCGGCCTGCATGTCCTGTCATGCCAAGATCGACCCCTGGGGCATCGCGTTCGAAAACTATGACGCTCTGGGGCGATGGCGAGACCAAGTCAACGGCCAGCCCATCGATGCCAGCAGTCGGTTGTTCAACAACGAATTGCTCGACGGCGTCGAGGGCCTGAAGCGTTATCTGTTAGAGAATCGCCAGGACCAGTTCGTTCGTGCGATGGTTTACAAGCTGACGACCTACGCGCTCGGGCGACCGCTGGCTTTCAGCGACCGTGCCAGCATCGATCAGATCACTCGTGACGTGCGTCAGCAGGGCGACGGGCTGGCGACCATGATCCGAGCGATCGTGACCAGCGACCTGTTTCAAACGTCGTCAAACGATTCGACAGACCAAACTTAG
- a CDS encoding vWA domain-containing protein has translation MTFVHPQWLLLLVFPLALGLWSVRRRGAGLRMPFDHQSHASRPWLAGLLRGVELLPAVILAVAVVLIARPQVLRVPEQDRVATHITVCMDVSGSMGVGMGDQNRYESAAAAIESFTYAREGDAIGLTLFGSWPLRWVPLTKDLQVLRNALVFANPRNQPSGMGGTMIGSALSYCADNMQREAARLDGTDTGPQSVDQWRQQRAAEQLFRSASLQGSAAGGGLSSPPSTDRLLILVSDGASGDLNGQDQIDRISGQLNDAGITMYHIHIGSDTIPPAVSSIARATGGDAFLATNSDGLRLIFNHIDQMQPARFVANASLPVDYFEPFVTIGAVALLLYALSLLKWRYTPW, from the coding sequence ATGACGTTTGTTCATCCCCAGTGGTTGTTGCTATTGGTGTTCCCATTGGCACTGGGCCTGTGGTCGGTGCGGCGGCGCGGCGCGGGGTTGCGAATGCCCTTTGACCACCAGAGCCACGCCTCGCGTCCATGGTTGGCGGGTTTGCTGCGCGGCGTGGAGTTGCTGCCGGCGGTGATACTGGCGGTAGCCGTGGTGTTGATCGCCCGGCCCCAGGTGCTGCGAGTTCCGGAACAGGATCGCGTGGCCACTCACATCACCGTCTGCATGGACGTATCGGGCAGCATGGGCGTGGGGATGGGCGACCAGAACCGCTACGAAAGCGCGGCGGCGGCCATCGAATCGTTCACCTACGCACGCGAAGGCGATGCCATCGGATTGACTCTGTTTGGGTCCTGGCCGCTGCGTTGGGTGCCCCTGACCAAAGACCTGCAAGTCCTCCGCAACGCCCTGGTGTTTGCCAATCCCCGCAATCAACCCAGCGGGATGGGCGGCACCATGATCGGATCGGCGCTCAGCTACTGCGCCGACAATATGCAGCGTGAAGCCGCACGGCTCGATGGCACCGACACCGGTCCACAGTCGGTCGACCAGTGGCGACAGCAGCGAGCCGCCGAACAACTGTTTCGCTCCGCCTCCTTGCAGGGCTCCGCTGCAGGTGGTGGTTTGTCGTCGCCGCCGTCCACCGACCGGCTGTTGATTCTAGTGTCCGACGGGGCCAGCGGAGATCTAAACGGGCAAGACCAGATCGACCGCATCTCGGGACAACTGAACGATGCCGGCATCACCATGTACCACATCCACATTGGCAGCGACACGATCCCGCCAGCGGTCTCCAGCATCGCTCGCGCCACCGGCGGCGACGCATTCTTAGCCACCAATTCCGATGGCCTACGCTTGATTTTTAATCATATCGACCAGATGCAGCCGGCACGTTTTGTCGCCAACGCATCGCTGCCGGTCGATTACTTCGAACCCTTCGTGACGATCGGGGCGGTCGCCTTGCTGCTGTACGCGTTGAGCCTGCTGAAGTGGAGGTATACGCCGTGGTAA
- a CDS encoding YidH family protein: protein MSSESKHDSADDRTLMAEERTFSAWVRTGLTSLATGLGIVKLIPANHQGWMIDAIGILLVIVGGLAFVFGFWGYRRGTRLWQGALPRAVPLWLVGVFSLMLIGVTGLSLALILFG, encoded by the coding sequence ATGAGTAGTGAAAGCAAACACGATTCGGCCGATGACCGAACCCTGATGGCCGAAGAGCGGACGTTCAGTGCTTGGGTGCGAACCGGCCTGACCTCGCTGGCCACCGGTTTGGGGATCGTCAAATTGATCCCCGCGAACCATCAAGGCTGGATGATCGACGCCATTGGGATCCTGCTGGTGATCGTCGGCGGGCTGGCCTTTGTCTTCGGATTCTGGGGGTATCGGCGAGGCACCCGGCTGTGGCAGGGCGCCTTGCCGCGAGCGGTACCGCTGTGGCTGGTGGGTGTGTTCAGCCTGATGCTGATCGGCGTCACTGGCCTGTCGCTGGCGTTGATCCTATTCGGTTGA
- a CDS encoding DUF58 domain-containing protein, protein MNHATHPAETLPRPDILSRANFELVVRRIADDIAFGTDDSLFVGSGLEYAQSRPYEPGDPVRQIDWKLSARMPVAYVKQHETLKRVAMYLIVDTSASMSVSSTSLSKHGLAVWAAAAIGLVGLRRLSPVSVLSAGTRHQHSRSDGNPSLSPDDLWRDLEPLRAHDVDEETELGERLTALSARLTRRSLLFVFSDLHDPEALGVLRRLGHQHDVVVLHLQDPAETGALRAGYFRGSEAESGQAFLAGGQQRWRETCTLARDLAGADVSYLKLVTNGPLLSPLRQFLLTRAVRMRGQR, encoded by the coding sequence ATGAACCACGCCACGCATCCCGCCGAAACGCTGCCTCGCCCTGACATCCTGTCGCGGGCAAACTTCGAGCTCGTGGTCCGCCGCATCGCCGACGACATCGCCTTTGGAACCGACGATTCGCTGTTTGTTGGCTCAGGCTTGGAATACGCTCAATCGCGTCCCTACGAACCCGGCGATCCGGTCCGTCAAATCGACTGGAAGCTGAGCGCTCGGATGCCGGTGGCTTACGTCAAGCAACACGAAACGCTCAAACGCGTGGCGATGTACCTGATCGTCGACACCTCGGCTTCGATGAGCGTCTCGTCGACGTCGCTCAGCAAACACGGGCTGGCCGTCTGGGCCGCCGCCGCGATCGGGCTGGTCGGCTTGCGTCGATTGAGCCCGGTCAGTGTGTTGAGCGCGGGAACCCGTCACCAACACTCGCGTTCCGATGGCAATCCCAGCCTTTCGCCCGACGACCTGTGGCGCGACCTGGAACCGCTGCGTGCCCACGACGTCGATGAAGAAACCGAACTGGGCGAACGACTGACGGCGCTGTCGGCGCGATTGACCCGCCGCAGCTTGCTGTTCGTGTTCAGCGACTTGCATGATCCAGAAGCATTGGGCGTGCTCCGCCGCTTGGGACACCAACACGATGTGGTCGTGCTGCACCTCCAGGACCCAGCGGAAACCGGGGCCCTGCGAGCGGGTTATTTCCGCGGCAGCGAAGCCGAAAGCGGGCAGGCGTTTCTGGCCGGCGGACAACAACGATGGCGGGAAACCTGTACTCTGGCGCGTGACCTGGCCGGCGCCGATGTCAGCTATCTGAAACTGGTCACCAACGGCCCGCTGTTGTCTCCCCTGCGACAATTCCTGCTAACCCGCGCAGTGCGGATGCGAGGCCAGCGATGA
- a CDS encoding redoxin domain-containing protein produces the protein MAALMVVLTTPLLAAESEFSDEWYFDPEGSVRTNLEGGPAIELSTDTWIGEETTLDECRGKVVVLDFWATWCGPCVASIPKNIELVESYPDELVFIGMHSETSGWDKAPQMVEDREINYPVVLDTGETGKAYGINAFPTYIIIDRDGIVRAAGVKPSHVKTIVEQLIKESGSGGQGSQLASFQPDWFYGGAQWMRAWQEQHGQPAPPIQATAWWLPGDGFDPEPESATDGDGDGDNESDGDNEASAEAEDVQPDGEGVASEEAAPEAAVSEQTVSEEELVVEPPEGLQEADLEGVVRVLHFTRPGMKLTQKQLQAFNEWAVKFAPQGVAFTVICDRQSDWQATRAFAAEIDLAIPMALDAAPLPASDEDAAAQPTASSAGPPREAGRTAQAYHVRIAPVTVVIDRNGRIRATGLKLQQLDDALNVLLAERAE, from the coding sequence ATGGCGGCGTTAATGGTCGTCTTGACCACACCGCTACTGGCCGCCGAGTCGGAGTTCTCCGACGAGTGGTATTTTGATCCCGAGGGGTCCGTGCGGACGAACCTGGAAGGTGGTCCGGCAATCGAACTGTCGACCGATACCTGGATCGGTGAAGAAACCACGTTGGACGAGTGCCGCGGCAAAGTCGTGGTATTGGATTTCTGGGCCACTTGGTGCGGTCCCTGTGTGGCGTCGATTCCCAAAAACATCGAACTCGTCGAAAGCTATCCCGACGAGCTGGTCTTTATCGGCATGCACTCGGAGACCTCCGGCTGGGACAAAGCCCCGCAGATGGTCGAAGATCGCGAAATCAATTACCCGGTTGTGCTGGACACCGGCGAGACGGGCAAAGCCTACGGCATCAATGCGTTTCCCACCTACATTATCATCGACCGTGACGGCATCGTGCGGGCCGCCGGCGTCAAACCCAGCCACGTCAAAACCATCGTGGAACAGCTGATCAAAGAATCCGGTTCCGGCGGCCAGGGCAGCCAACTGGCCTCGTTCCAACCCGATTGGTTCTATGGCGGGGCGCAGTGGATGCGAGCCTGGCAGGAACAACACGGTCAACCCGCCCCGCCGATCCAAGCCACCGCTTGGTGGCTGCCCGGTGACGGTTTTGATCCGGAACCCGAATCCGCAACCGACGGCGACGGCGACGGCGACAATGAATCCGACGGCGACAACGAAGCCTCGGCCGAGGCGGAAGACGTTCAGCCCGATGGCGAGGGGGTTGCCTCGGAGGAAGCTGCTCCCGAAGCGGCGGTTAGTGAGCAAACCGTCAGTGAAGAAGAGCTCGTAGTGGAGCCGCCCGAAGGGTTGCAGGAGGCCGACTTAGAAGGCGTCGTTCGCGTGCTGCACTTTACTCGCCCCGGGATGAAGCTCACGCAGAAGCAACTGCAAGCCTTCAACGAATGGGCTGTCAAATTCGCTCCGCAGGGCGTCGCCTTTACCGTAATCTGCGACCGGCAGAGCGACTGGCAGGCGACACGAGCCTTCGCGGCGGAAATCGATCTGGCCATCCCGATGGCCCTCGACGCCGCTCCCCTGCCCGCCAGCGACGAAGACGCCGCGGCCCAGCCCACAGCCAGTTCGGCGGGCCCTCCCCGCGAAGCCGGCCGCACCGCCCAGGCCTACCATGTCCGCATCGCGCCGGTCACGGTGGTCATCGATCGTAACGGTCGCATCCGGGCCACGGGCTTGAAACTGCAGCAGCTGGACGACGCGCTGAACGTGTTGCTGGCCGAACGCGCGGAATAG
- a CDS encoding sulfatase, protein MTNPLIFLPVLLAACGVIVSAAPAKAADQGDRERPNVLFIAVDDLACSLGCYGDLIAKTPHIDGLAASGICFQRAYNQLPLCNPTRASVMTGLRPDTIKVYDLDRHFRDQVPDVVTLPQAFQQAGYFAARVGKIYHYNVPAAIGTDGFDDPPSWHQTVNPKGRDKADEALVFNAEPHRKISGALSWLAAEGTDEQQTDGMIATAAIDIMKDKRDQPFFLAVGFFRPHTPYVAPRKYFDMYPLDALRLPYAPANDRDDIPTAAFAHNCPVPNYGLDEPTLLKATQAYYACVSFVDAQVGRLLESLDELGLAEKTIVVFWSDHGYHLGDHNGVWQKRTLFEQAARTPLIIRDPHIHSAPLAARRACRRIVELVDIYPTLMDLGQIEAPSGLEGRSLRALLENPAAQWEGSAVTQILRPADDRLPKQVMGCSVRTARYRYTEWGEGKQGVELYDHQTDPNEYNNLARQPDPRATAVIERLRPMLRSKASGKTPQVPVNPARL, encoded by the coding sequence GTGACCAACCCATTGATATTTCTCCCCGTGCTGCTCGCCGCCTGCGGGGTTATCGTCTCGGCCGCCCCGGCGAAGGCGGCGGACCAGGGCGATCGCGAACGTCCAAATGTGTTGTTCATCGCCGTCGATGACCTGGCGTGCTCGCTGGGGTGTTACGGCGACTTGATCGCCAAGACTCCGCACATCGATGGCTTGGCCGCCAGTGGGATTTGTTTCCAGCGAGCCTACAACCAGCTGCCGCTGTGCAACCCGACGCGGGCATCGGTGATGACGGGGCTGCGACCTGACACGATCAAAGTGTACGACTTGGATCGCCACTTCCGGGATCAAGTTCCCGACGTGGTGACCCTGCCCCAGGCATTTCAGCAAGCTGGCTACTTCGCGGCTCGGGTCGGCAAAATTTATCATTACAACGTGCCCGCGGCGATTGGCACCGACGGTTTCGACGATCCCCCGTCATGGCATCAGACGGTGAATCCAAAGGGGCGAGACAAGGCGGACGAGGCCTTGGTCTTTAATGCGGAACCGCATCGCAAGATCAGCGGAGCCCTCAGCTGGTTGGCTGCCGAGGGAACCGACGAGCAGCAGACCGATGGCATGATTGCCACGGCCGCGATTGACATCATGAAGGACAAGCGGGACCAGCCGTTCTTCCTTGCGGTGGGCTTCTTTCGACCTCATACACCCTATGTGGCTCCGCGGAAATATTTCGACATGTATCCGCTCGACGCCCTGCGGCTGCCCTACGCCCCGGCCAACGACCGCGACGACATCCCCACCGCCGCCTTCGCTCATAACTGTCCGGTACCAAACTACGGTTTGGACGAACCCACTTTGCTCAAAGCGACGCAGGCCTACTACGCCTGTGTGTCGTTTGTCGATGCGCAAGTGGGACGACTGCTGGAATCGCTGGATGAACTGGGGCTCGCAGAAAAAACAATCGTGGTATTTTGGAGTGATCACGGATACCACTTGGGGGATCACAACGGCGTCTGGCAAAAGCGGACGCTGTTTGAACAAGCCGCTCGGACTCCGCTGATCATCCGCGATCCCCACATCCATTCCGCTCCCTTGGCCGCGCGGCGTGCTTGTCGGCGGATCGTTGAGTTGGTGGATATTTATCCAACGCTGATGGATCTAGGGCAGATCGAAGCGCCGTCCGGTTTGGAGGGGCGCAGCCTGCGAGCATTGCTCGAGAATCCGGCGGCACAGTGGGAGGGATCGGCGGTCACGCAAATTCTTCGTCCCGCCGACGATCGCCTGCCCAAACAGGTCATGGGATGCAGTGTCAGGACGGCGCGATACCGCTACACCGAGTGGGGCGAAGGGAAGCAGGGTGTGGAATTGTACGACCACCAAACGGATCCCAACGAGTACAATAATCTTGCCCGCCAGCCGGACCCGCGAGCCACTGCGGTGATCGAACGTCTGCGCCCCATGCTGCGTTCAAAAGCCTCCGGCAAAACGCCACAGGTGCCCGTGAACCCCGCCCGCCTCTAA